From Homalodisca vitripennis isolate AUS2020 chromosome 1, UT_GWSS_2.1, whole genome shotgun sequence, the proteins below share one genomic window:
- the LOC124369670 gene encoding LOW QUALITY PROTEIN: uncharacterized protein LOC124369670 (The sequence of the model RefSeq protein was modified relative to this genomic sequence to represent the inferred CDS: deleted 1 base in 1 codon) has protein sequence MEKPIPKWLDSEFLAQCLKTEMNNENVVIASFSISRAAPPGDNYISCPFRIKIMYKHHIKDKDFYFKSLIIKSEATDCQMKDVAESLDFSEPLFYNKFLPEVIKLVETSIVPKSLPSPLFSIVVLEDLRDLGFKMASKSKKLDFDHSVLYIKAAANLHAASVVIHKDDPSLVETIGKEKMFANDLEIATLLKSLIRNGCKCLIDCVGEMEQFRKYRKLLKDTSAILWDLLVEAVKTQKLLNTINQGDPWLTNMMFKYDEKEKVKEIRLLDFQLLRYGSPANDLVWFIWSSVSHDVRRNRLEDLYQIYVETFNCKLREFRCEDVTLDYSHFKEEIDKLSTLALYIVAAFPIFNSEKAVVDLSPFFLKENEDEEALKIYKSYYNEDYCNNEVPRFLEEMEMAGVFSHLQRCHTNIS, from the exons ATGGAGAAGCCAATACCTAAGTGGCTCGACAGCGAGTTTCTGGCTCAATGTCTAAAGACCGAGATGAACAACGAAAACGTTGTCATTGCAAGCTTCAGTATATCACGGGCAGCTCCACCTGGGGATAACTATATCAGTTGCccatttagaataaaaataatgtacaaacacCACATTAAGGACAAAGATTTCTACTTCAAGTCTCTGATAATCAAATCCGAAGCAACAGACTGTCAGATGAAAGATGTTGCAGAATCGCTAGATTTTAGTGAACCTCTATTCTACAACAAGTTTCTTCCTGAAGTTATCAAACTGGTGGAAACATCCATAGTCCCAAAGAGTTTACCGTCGCCGTTATTCTCCATAGTGGTGCTGGAAGACCTGCGTGACCTCGGTTTCAAAATGGCGAGTAAAAGTAAGAAGTTGGATTTTGATCACAGTGTCTTGTATATAAAAGCTGCGGCTAATCTTCACGCGGCCTCTGTGGTCATCCACAAAGACGATCCATCACTTGTTGAGACAATTGGGAAGGAAAAGATGTTTGCTAACGACTTGGAGATAGCAACCTTGTTAAAAAGCTTAATAAGGAACGGGTGTAAGTGTTTAATCGATTGTGTTGGAGAGATGGAGCAGTTCAGAAAGTACCGCAAATTACTAAAAGATACTTCAGCCATCCTTTGGGATCTTTTAGTGGAGGCAGTAAAAACCCAG AAGTTATTGAACACCATAAATCAAGGAGATCCCTGGCtgacaaacatgatgtttaaGTACGACGAAAAGGAAAAGGTCAAGGAAATAAGACTCCTTGATTTCCAACTCCTCAGGTATGGGTCTCCTGCCAACGATTTGGTATGGTTCATTTGGTCAAGTGTAAGTCATGATGTTCGAAGAAACAGGCTGGAAGatttataccaaatttatgtAGAAACGTTCAATTGCAAGTTGCGGGAGTTCCGCTGTGAAGATGTCACACTTGATTATAGTCACTTTAAAGAAGAGATTGACAAGTTAAGCACTCTGGCTCTTTACATAGTTGCAGCGTTTCCAATTTTCAACAGTGAAAAAGCAGTCGTCGATTTAAGTCCCTTTTTCCTGAAGGAAAATGAAGATGAAGAAGCCCTGAAAATTTACAAATCTTACTACAACGAAGATTACTGCAACAACGAGGTACCCCGGTTCTTGGAGGAAATGGAAATGGCCGGAGTATTCAGTCACCTACAGCGATGCCACACAAATATAAGTtga